Within the Solibacillus silvestris genome, the region ACTCATTGTTTTAGGAGCGCTGGGGTACTTCATTTTACCATTCGATTTAGTTGTCGATTTTCTCCCTTTAGTCGGTTTGACGGATGATGCATTTATTATTTTAACTGCACTTGGAAAAGTATATTTATCGATTACAGATGAGATGAAGGATGAGGCAAAAGGGTTAATCGATTCAAAGCTTGGAAGCCAGGAGAATGTAGTGAAATAAAAGAAGAAATCCCCTTTTAGCGACTGCTGAAAAAGGGGATTTTCTATGTCTACTTTACGGGTTGTGCCCCATTTAATTCACTTAAGCCGCGGTTAAAGATAGCTTCAATCGGCTTTTCCTCACATAACTTTAACGTTATATTCGGATGTGTTTTTTGGAGCTGTGTAGTTATTAACTCAACAAGCAAGGGATTGTTTTTTAGTATTCCGCCATTTAAAAAAAGTGTATGGGCTATATTGGAGTAACCGGCATTTTTCAATGTCGTTGTTGCCAATAATACAAGCTCATCTGCTGCCTTTTGCATAATTTTTTGTGCAACAGTATCTTCCATTTCGACTGCCTGTTGTAAGTAGGAACTGAAGCTTGCCAATCGCGCATTTGTATAATCCGCTGAATAAATGAGATTGAACAATTCATCTGTGCTGTTGACATGATGACCAGCTAAAACAAGCTCTGTTAATAAAGTCGGTTTATTTCGCCCGTCGGCAGCGCGGAAAATTGCTTTTGCAATATGTTTTCCGATCCAGTAACCGCTTCCTTCATCGCCAATCCGATGACCCCAGCCACCGCCGCGGCTAATCCGATCATTCATAAGGCTGTAGCAAATAGCCCCTGTACCGGAAATTAGCAGGCTGACATTGTTTTTCCCGAGCCCCTTTAAAGTTGCTTCAACATCATTTTCGATAATAATTTGACCGAATGTAAAAGGGGAGCGGGCGATACTTTCTTCAATAATCTCTTCGATAATCTTTTTGTCCTGATCTGTATCAATGCCGGCAAGTGCAAATATCGCGATATCAATAAACAGACTTGGTAAATGAGCTGCTGCACTCCGGAGCAGGCCGGTAAATACATGTTGGACATGTTCGATTCCAACAGCTTGGTAATTTGAGCCTGTGGAAGTTGCGGTAAATAGTTCACGGCCATCTGTAGAGCGAATAGTCATTATTGTTTTTGATGCACCACCATCAACGGCTAATACATAACGATTACTCATGTTCCGTCCACCCCTTTAAAATTTGTTCCAATCCATTTTCGGCCTTTAAAATTGCCTCTGTTTTTTCTCTCAGCCAATTTTCAAGATGGACAGTATCATCTTGTGCCTGGCTAAGTGATTTCCGCATTGTTGCAGGCGCAGGACCTCCCTTTAATGTACGAATATTAACGAAGTATTCCGGCTGAATGGCCTGGTAAAAAGCAATCTCATTAATTTGAAGCGTCTTTCCTGTAACTTCCACACATTTCTCATTTGCCAAATTCCATGTCAGGCTTGCAAGCGATTCTTTATTATTTGCCATCAGCTCCCGCACACAAAGGCTGACAATTTTATGTGATTGGCGGAATGAAATACCTTCGGAGCGGACAAGGGAATCGGCAAGCTCTGTTACATTGGCAAAGCTGTTTTGTGCACGCTTCAGTAAATTTTCCTTATTCACATCCATCGTGAGAATCATTCCTGCAAATAGCTTATAAATTCCGACTAACCGGTCGATTGCTCGCCATAAATAAGGTTGCATATCATCTTCTGTATCGACAATATCTCCAAATGGTGTATTGTGAACCATTTGCAATACAGTTGCCGCATCCCCTACAACCGATGAGAGCAGTGAACGTGTATGCTCAATTGAAACAGGGTTGCGTTTTTGAGGCATGATGGAACTGATTTGCACATATGGACTGGCCAGCTTAAAAGCATTAAATTCCTGTGTTGCCCATAGTAAAAAGTCCTGAGATGTGCGCCCTAAATTAAGTGCGGCAAGCTGTACGATACTGGCAGCTTCTGCGATATAATCGGCACCGGCTACCGCATCCCAAGCATTTTCGATTAAATCATCAAAGGCAAGCAACTCCTGCACCCGTTCGCGGCTAATCGGAAACCCTGTAGTTGTTAAAGCAGCCGCGCCCATACTGCTTCGGTTAATCGTATTATATGCGGCCTGCATTCGTTTATAGTCCCTAGTAAGCTGGTCAATAACGGCCTTTAAATAATGGGCAAACGTTGTCGGCTGTGCTTGCTGTGTATGTGTATAGCCAATCATAATCGTCTCTACATGCTCTTCGGCAAAGACGATTAGCGATTGACGTAAATTCAAAAGTTCCTGCATGAGCGTGAGCATCTTTTTACGTAGTGTCATGCGGTAAATGGCGATTCCCATATCGTTTCTGCTGCGTCCAATATGTAAATTTCCAGAAACATCGCCACCCAGTTCGATTAGCTTGTTTTCAATACGAAAAAATAAATCTTCAAACTGCGGGTTATAATCACGCGTTTTATAATATTCCAAATCAAGATTTTGGATAGCTTGACCGATACGACGTGCATTTTCTGAGGTAACCAATTCCTGTTCTTCTAGCATCTTTAAATGGGCAATATGAATTTGAAGCATCGCATCCAAAAAATGCTTGCGTGCCTCATCGTAAGCGGGCTGTAAAACCATTTGACGATAACTATTGGAAGGAAATAAAATTCCTTCTTTTTCATTTATTAAATTGCGGTAATTCTGAAAGAACATGTTGAATGGGCCTCCAATCAAATGATAGAAACTACTACCTAATATTCTCATTCTACAATTATTAGAAAATTTTATCAATTCAAATAAATAAAGTGAATTAACCGGAATAAAAGAAAAAAAGCCGCCCTAAATTCAGGGCAGCTGTTGTTTTTGATCGATAACACGCACTTTTTTTGAAGCGAAATAAGATGGCAATACCATACCAAATAGTACAAATACGATACCGAAAATTTGTAGAAGTGTTAAACTTTCATTTAATACAATGACGGATACTGTAATTGCTACTGGCAGCTCCATTGCACTTAAAATTGGGACAAGTGCACCACCGACTTTTGGCGCGGCAATCGAAAATAGTAAAATCGGCAAGATAATACCGAAGAGTCCGAGTGCCAGACCGAACTTCCAAAGACCGCCAGTTAATTGGCCGTTCCATACAATTTCAGGTGATAAGAAGATGAATACGATAATCAGTGACACAACAGATAAAATAAATGTACGTCCAATCGTCGTCACCCCTTCAACAGGCTGAGCGTTAAATTGCATAAATGCTGCAAAAGTAAAGGCAGCGAGTAAACCTAGTGCCCATCCTTGCCAAGCAATCTGCGATAAATCTACATCAATCACACCAGCTGCTAAAATCGTACCTACAAATAAAAATACTAATGAAATTAATTCAATACGAGTTGGCAGACGTCTTTTCAGGAAGCAGTCCATAAACAACCCAATCCATGTGAATTGGAATAGCATAACAACTGCCAATGAAGCAGGTAAATAATTAAGGGAGTGTCCGTAAACAATACCGGTAATCGCTGTACATGTTCCGGCTAAAAGCAAAGTGATAGCGCCTTTTTTTGAAAGCTTAGGTAATGTGCGTTGTGTTACTACAAAAAGTACGAGTGCGAGTAAAAATCCAACGAAATACTGGCTAGTAACAGCTTCTGACGAAGTATAGCCGTGCTGCATTGCCACTTTTACGATTGTTGATAATACTCCATAACTACTAGCCGCTATTACGATTAATAGCGGGTAAATCCAGTTTTGTTTCATTTATTACTTCTTCCTATTCTAAAGCGATTTCACCATATGATGAAATGGCTCATTAATTATTGTCCAGCTTTCGGTTGTACGGTAGCCTATTTTTTCATACAAGCGTCGTGCATCTTGTTTCTCTAGTTCCACATTTAGAGAAATTTTTTCATAGCCAAGTTCCTTGCCTTTTTGCTCGGCGAATTGTAAAAGAAGCGTACCGATGCCAAGTCCGCGTGCATTTTTTGAGACGCAAATTGTATCGATATAATATTCATCCATATGTGCTTCAATATCCAATGTAGTCTGTATTCCTTTTTTGGCTAGCTGTTGTTCAAGCTGGCGATCGAGCTTGTACCCGAGACGCCCATCATAAAGCACGACAATCCCAACTATTTCACCTTGCTGTTCCGCTACAAAAGTATTCAAATAGCTGTGTCGATTTGTCGTTTCTGTGACATACTGTTCTAAAGCAGCTAAAATCTGCGAAACTTCCTCTTCACCAGTCAAATTGTTTGCAATGTCTCCGATTGCGTCATAAATTAAAGGGGCGACAGCTTTCGCGTCATCTCGTTCTGCTTGTCGAATGGTAACATTCATTAACAATCATCTCCTTACCGAACACAGTATAACAGAAATTAATTTCATGCGCGAAGAAAGCATTAGTTTCAGAATAGTATAAAGTTTTATAAATATATCTTTTCTATGGTAAATTAGTAAGAACATACAACGTCGGAGGTTAGACAATTAATGAGTCAAATAGACAAAGAATTCATCTTAGTTTATGGAGATGCATTCGTTGATTATATTGCAAATGATCAGACCAATACTTCATTTACGAAGTATTTAGGTGGCGCAACAATCAATGTTGCAGCAGGGATTAGTCGTATTGGGGCACCGTCAGCACTTATTACAATTACAGGCGATGATGAAACTTCGGAATTTTGCCGTCAGGAGATCGCAAAAGAAGGTGTGAATCTTGATTTCGCTGTATTTGATGCGAAGAAGCGTGTAAGTGGTGTATATGTGCATTTAACTGAAAAATGTGAGCGAGTATTTAAAGATTATGTCGATGAGACGCCGAATTTACAAGTAACACCTGAGCAGTTACAGGAAGAAGCATTCAAACGTGCTTCCGTTTTAAATGTTTGTTCAGGAACGATGTTTGAAGAAACCGCATTAAAAACAACACGTGCTGCAGTGGATATGGCCAAAGATAAAGGAGCGATTATCGCAATCGATGCGAATATCCGCCCGCTTCGATGGGAATCCGAGGAAATTTGCCGTGAGACGATTACTTCATTTTTTGAAGATGCCGATATTTTAAAGCTTACCGATGAGGAATTATATTTCCTGACAGAAACAACAACAATTGAAGAAGGCCTCCAAAAGTTGG harbors:
- a CDS encoding N-acetylglucosamine kinase; its protein translation is MSNRYVLAVDGGASKTIMTIRSTDGRELFTATSTGSNYQAVGIEHVQHVFTGLLRSAAAHLPSLFIDIAIFALAGIDTDQDKKIIEEIIEESIARSPFTFGQIIIENDVEATLKGLGKNNVSLLISGTGAICYSLMNDRISRGGGWGHRIGDEGSGYWIGKHIAKAIFRAADGRNKPTLLTELVLAGHHVNSTDELFNLIYSADYTNARLASFSSYLQQAVEMEDTVAQKIMQKAADELVLLATTTLKNAGYSNIAHTLFLNGGILKNNPLLVELITTQLQKTHPNITLKLCEEKPIEAIFNRGLSELNGAQPVK
- a CDS encoding argininosuccinate lyase; its protein translation is MFFQNYRNLINEKEGILFPSNSYRQMVLQPAYDEARKHFLDAMLQIHIAHLKMLEEQELVTSENARRIGQAIQNLDLEYYKTRDYNPQFEDLFFRIENKLIELGGDVSGNLHIGRSRNDMGIAIYRMTLRKKMLTLMQELLNLRQSLIVFAEEHVETIMIGYTHTQQAQPTTFAHYLKAVIDQLTRDYKRMQAAYNTINRSSMGAAALTTTGFPISRERVQELLAFDDLIENAWDAVAGADYIAEAASIVQLAALNLGRTSQDFLLWATQEFNAFKLASPYVQISSIMPQKRNPVSIEHTRSLLSSVVGDAATVLQMVHNTPFGDIVDTEDDMQPYLWRAIDRLVGIYKLFAGMILTMDVNKENLLKRAQNSFANVTELADSLVRSEGISFRQSHKIVSLCVRELMANNKESLASLTWNLANEKCVEVTGKTLQINEIAFYQAIQPEYFVNIRTLKGGPAPATMRKSLSQAQDDTVHLENWLREKTEAILKAENGLEQILKGWTEHE
- a CDS encoding multidrug transporter; this encodes MKQNWIYPLLIVIAASSYGVLSTIVKVAMQHGYTSSEAVTSQYFVGFLLALVLFVVTQRTLPKLSKKGAITLLLAGTCTAITGIVYGHSLNYLPASLAVVMLFQFTWIGLFMDCFLKRRLPTRIELISLVFLFVGTILAAGVIDVDLSQIAWQGWALGLLAAFTFAAFMQFNAQPVEGVTTIGRTFILSVVSLIIVFIFLSPEIVWNGQLTGGLWKFGLALGLFGIILPILLFSIAAPKVGGALVPILSAMELPVAITVSVIVLNESLTLLQIFGIVFVLFGMVLPSYFASKKVRVIDQKQQLP
- a CDS encoding acetyltransferase, coding for MNVTIRQAERDDAKAVAPLIYDAIGDIANNLTGEEEVSQILAALEQYVTETTNRHSYLNTFVAEQQGEIVGIVVLYDGRLGYKLDRQLEQQLAKKGIQTTLDIEAHMDEYYIDTICVSKNARGLGIGTLLLQFAEQKGKELGYEKISLNVELEKQDARRLYEKIGYRTTESWTIINEPFHHMVKSL
- a CDS encoding fructokinase — protein: MSQIDKEFILVYGDAFVDYIANDQTNTSFTKYLGGATINVAAGISRIGAPSALITITGDDETSEFCRQEIAKEGVNLDFAVFDAKKRVSGVYVHLTEKCERVFKDYVDETPNLQVTPEQLQEEAFKRASVLNVCSGTMFEETALKTTRAAVDMAKDKGAIIAIDANIRPLRWESEEICRETITSFFEDADILKLTDEELYFLTETTTIEEGLQKLDELLVPIVLITVGADGAYAVLNGEVTHVPVEQVVPVDTTGAGDAFMAGVLRYVHFNGLPTVTEDLISCVAFGNKLGAMAATKAGALTALPSFEEIKHLIK